The following coding sequences lie in one Microvirga sp. 17 mud 1-3 genomic window:
- a CDS encoding PilZ domain-containing protein — MGNGFKERRRSRRFPTKLEGRIVPRGDAPLLECVVCDLSETGVRLALCENGELPLEFELEIPDEGARASVRVIWTNGREVGAEFI; from the coding sequence ATGGGCAACGGATTCAAGGAGCGTCGGAGGAGCCGCCGCTTTCCGACCAAGCTGGAGGGGCGGATTGTCCCTAGGGGGGACGCACCACTCCTGGAATGTGTCGTATGTGATCTGTCCGAAACGGGCGTTCGTCTGGCTCTTTGCGAGAATGGAGAGCTCCCTCTAGAGTTCGAACTTGAAATTCCCGACGAAGGCGCACGTGCATCAGTACGGGTCATTTGGACAAATGGACGTGAAGTCGGGGCTGAGTTCATATAA
- a CDS encoding AraC family transcriptional regulator produces the protein MAMTININVGPESKSESDSLERAVSLSPSILAGPGRTLPPGYIHLGVAKEIAPTLREFQIDPDPIIREVGLDPRLFDDGANVIPHVALGRLLTLSVARTKCPYFGLLVGRRATILSLGLVGRLMQQSETVGAAMQALVSNLSVQNRGAVPSLIVSGDLALFTFSVYQPEARSADQIADGSLAVAVNALRALCGVDWNPVEVLLPRITPVDLEPYRRHFRAPVRFNQESATIVFSARDLDIRIAGADPVMRALLEERIHQMKSSQGSEFSDDIRRLLRTRLTRTRCSAEDIAELLTMHRRTLSRRLKDSGMGYRAIANEVRFEIARQLLQDTEVPLGQIAAALGYSEASAFTRAFRRWSGQTPTAWRADGRLG, from the coding sequence ATGGCGATGACCATCAACATCAACGTTGGGCCAGAGTCCAAGAGTGAGAGCGACAGCTTAGAACGAGCAGTATCGCTCTCACCATCCATCCTGGCGGGGCCCGGGCGCACACTTCCACCCGGTTACATTCACCTCGGCGTTGCGAAGGAGATCGCGCCGACCCTGCGCGAGTTCCAAATCGATCCGGATCCCATCATCCGCGAGGTCGGGCTTGACCCGCGACTTTTCGATGATGGAGCTAACGTGATTCCCCACGTGGCCTTGGGTCGACTGCTCACCCTCAGTGTTGCCCGGACAAAGTGTCCATACTTCGGCTTACTGGTCGGTCGACGTGCTACGATTCTGTCGCTTGGACTAGTGGGGCGCCTGATGCAGCAGTCAGAGACTGTAGGTGCTGCCATGCAGGCGCTTGTTTCCAACCTAAGCGTCCAAAATCGTGGGGCCGTGCCGTCGTTAATCGTCAGCGGTGATCTGGCCCTGTTCACCTTCTCGGTTTATCAGCCTGAGGCCAGAAGCGCGGATCAGATCGCTGATGGATCTCTTGCCGTTGCGGTCAACGCGTTGCGTGCCTTGTGCGGGGTCGACTGGAATCCTGTTGAGGTGCTGCTGCCCCGGATCACCCCTGTGGATCTGGAGCCTTATCGCCGTCACTTCCGTGCGCCCGTCCGGTTTAACCAGGAGAGCGCCACCATTGTTTTCTCGGCCCGTGATCTGGATATTCGAATTGCCGGGGCCGATCCCGTGATGCGAGCTCTGCTGGAAGAGCGAATTCATCAGATGAAGAGCAGCCAAGGCTCCGAGTTCTCGGATGATATCCGGCGGCTACTACGCACTCGACTGACCAGAACGCGTTGTTCGGCAGAAGATATCGCCGAGCTGCTGACCATGCACCGCCGTACTCTGAGCCGCCGCCTAAAGGACAGCGGAATGGGCTACCGGGCAATCGCCAACGAGGTCCGGTTCGAAATTGCCCGGCAATTGCTGCAGGACACCGAGGTGCCACTTGGCCAGATCGCAGCGGCATTGGGTTACTCTGAGGCGAGTGCCTTTACGCGTGCTTTTCGGCGTTGGTCAGGTCAGACGCCCACCGCCTGGAGGGCCGACGGACGCCTCGGGTAA